CAGCGTCCAGTGGGTTGCTGTGAGCACGGGCACGTCCGTGGTTGTGAAGAAACATGGGGCACGTCCCCCTAGAGTAAGCAGAGTCAGGCCTGGGCCCATCGCCTGCTGGCCACCTCAGAGGGGCAGCACCGGCAGCACCACGTTCCCCACTGAGCTCCGAGCACCCACTGGAAGCTTCTTTCCTCTGTCCCCACAGGAAGGTAGGGGTCACATCCAGAGGCATTCCTGCAGCAGCTCCCAGGAGGTCGTTACTGAACAAGTGCCTGCCGTTGCCCGGCTCAGTCTGGCAGACCCCACTTGAGGTTTGTGCACAAAGCCCCACAGGGCAGGcggcggggggtggtgggggagggcagcAACCTCCGCTGGAATGCTCCTGTGGCCTGTGATGCAGGCGAAGAAAGGGGCTGAGGAGGGCTTCCAGGTGGACGAGGGAAAGGGCTGACAGGagacgtgggggggggggagggtttgaGGAGGGCAGACTCGTCTCCGAGCTGAACAGGGCAGAGGGCTCTGACGGGAGGTCAGCGGCCAGGAGGATGGGGTCTGAGGCTATGTCAGGGTACCTCAGCGACCCCTCCCTGGGTGTATAGTGGGTTAGGTGTTAagctgtcagcagttcaaacccacaacctcctcgagggagaaagatgaaggcttcctgctcccacagTGAGTcagagtctcacaaacccacaagggcagacctgccctgccctgcagggtcgtggtgagtttggttttccggGACACGAAACACCACATTGCTGGGAGTGTCCTCAGGATGCTGGAGTTGGCCCGGCCTCGGCCAGTACCCGCCCCGAGCTCACTGTTGGCTCTGAGGGGCACCTGGACGGGAAGGGCTCACTCAGGACAGTGCCTGGGACTGAGGAATCCACCCCTTACGGGGTGCAATCAATGTCTCCAAGGAGGGATGTGAGGCCAGCCCTGCTTCTTGGCCACACAGGTTGGCCCAGCACACACTGGGGTGGCCCTCACACGGGGAGCTCTCAGACCAGACCACTACTTCCTGGATGGGTGGCCTTCAGCAAGTTTCCAACACCCCCTCTGCCCTTAGTTTCCTCACGCGTGATGGGAGCGCTTTCTCAAGAGACTGTGCAGTGAATGACTTAACGTGGCTCTTGTAGCCATCGTCTTCGCAACGCTCACCAAGACTCTCTGCTGAAGGTTCAGAattaggagaaggtggggggaggcgcTGGCAGGATGGTCTGATCCAGTCGGTGCTGACTGGTCCGGTCGAGACTGGGAAAGCTCTCTCGTGGGATTGGTTCATTCTGCCAGCCTGCTGGGCATAAAGTGGGCCATCCCAGAGGCCGGACAGGCTACTAGCCTTCTTTCTTCtaatatcaagaaagaagagccagaaatAAAGCGTGTCTTTTAGACCCCAAGACACGTTGATTTTCCTCGATCCAGAGAGAGTTGTGGCACCAAACAATTGCCggagcagcagcagctgctgcaGGCTCCAAGAACCAGCGCACAAGGCAAGTGGGGGCTTCACAGCCCACCGGAGCAGGTCGAGCCGGAGGCTCTCTTGTGTAGTGGGGCgccaggtttgctgacccacggagCTGGAGCTGAGCACCTTACCTCAGGGTCAGGCTTATCAGGGAGTGGCATGCCCTGTGAGCACTGACGGGAAGCACTAAACGAGCTCAGTAATTCTGCACAAgtggggcagaggccaaggagccCTGTGCCTGAGAAGGCCAAGTCCCAGAGAGGTGTGTGCCTATGGACATAGCTATGAAGGGGCTGTCTTGACTGGAAGAACTGTGTCctaagcatttctgatcctgaactgtAACCTGATAACTTCCCTGAGGGAGTCTATAATCATGAGTATGGCCTGGGAGTTCTGGGTGGCCAGTGCCATGAATTCGCAATCCAGTAGAGACACAGAGGGTGCTGCGGGAGGCTCCGTTGCCACTCTTCTGCAGGTGTCTCCAGGATGAAATGAGCTCTGGCAAGTCCAGCACTTGGCCCAGTACAGAGGACAGATTCCTAATCACCTCTCTGTGACACAAAGACATGCCCAGGGTGGACACAGGCATCGAGGAAGGTCAAGGACTCCCGGGGCTGCCAGCAGAAAGGGCCTCCCCTGCCAGGCGTGCCCTGAATTTGGTCTTGCAACTGTGACAAGGCAGGCTTCTGCTTTTGAATGGAAGCATGGCGTCCCTCAGGCATGCTCCACATCAGGCCTGGAGACTCCTGCATGTGACCCAGGGGAGGGACAAGCCAGCAAAAACCCACTGCTAGTCAGTCCatccgactcccagtgaccctagagAGAATGCTGCCCCTGTGGGCCCCGAGGCTGCCTTCTGTACGGAAGAAGACTGTCACtactttctcccactgagaggctggtgggttcgggCTTCCCGGCGAGTGCTTGAGccgtggcaccaccagggctccctggggttAGGCGCCCATGGCAAACACCAAACACACAGAGGCCTGGAGATGAAGCGGGGTGGTCTCGGGGGAGCAGGGCAGAGCAGTGCAGGATTCAGCTCTGTGTCGGCCGGCTCAGGGCCCCGCTTCTGTCAGGGCCCAAAGCGATGAGAGCCTGGCCAGCTGTCACCACGCGCCAACACCTCGAACAGCCTCCTGGGGCGCAGGAGTGGGGCACGGTGTCTGACTTGAGAACGACAAAGAAGCAGAGGCAGGGGCTCACATCCACCAGTGGGAAAAGAGGCTAGAGCAGGTCCGTAAACAGGGCGACCCACGAGGCCGGGCACCACTCAAGGTGCTCCCCCAGGTCAcacagtgtgggggtgggggcacaacTGTCACCTCGACAAGTGGAGACGATGGCTGAAGCTCCGAGGGGTCCAGTGCCTTGTCCAAGCCACACAGATGGTGAGTGGTGTCAGCACAGGGACCCGGGCAGCGGGGAGCCAGGTGGCGTCCAGACCAGGGTGGGCTGGTGCATGAAGGCCCAAGGCCTCTGTGCAGGAGAGGCCCCCGCAGGGGACCGTGCTTGGCCATCCCCTCGGCCCAGCACCAGGTAAGGGTGAGGCTCTGAAGGTAAAACAGCAGCTCCCCCATCTTGGGCCCTTCCTGCTCCTTGAGCCCCACTCTTGGTTGCCTCAGAAGGGATGGGCCAGGGGAGGCCTGCAGGTGGGGCTGAAGCACTGTGAGCCAGGGCAGTGGGGGGCTGCGGCCAACCTTTCCCTGTCCAGCAGCCCCAAAGCCCCTGGCAGAGCAGCAGGGATGGCAGCTGGTGTCCTTGGCTGGACTTAGGGAAGCAGGGTTTGCACAGGTCCAACGTAGCAGCACAGCAAAGTGACCCCTTGGGTGGCAGCAAAGTGCCCGGCAGTCACAACCACAGACTCGAGCACACGgacgactgtgaggatggtatTGGACTGTGCGGCTTTTCATTCTGCTGTCCACGgggccgccatgagtcagagctgccGAAACAACCACCAACAGTAGCCAGCATGACCCGCTGTGGCCGGGATACTGCACACAATGCTGGGTGTGGTAGTCCCTGTGCACAAAGGGTGCAGGGCTCCCTAAGTGACCTGGCGACCCGCCCAGGGGGAGATGGGCCCACATGGTTCGGAAACTGGGAAATGACTGGCCCACACTTGTCCCACAATGCCCTGGGCACTGGAGATGCCTCAAGGCTGCTCGGAGCACATGCCAAGCACTGGGATTGCCCGATTTCCAACAGCATAGCCACCCCACTGCTGGGCTGGAGAGGCCAAGTGGCTCAGCCAAAGTCCGAAGCGCTTCCTGGGCCTGAGACTGAGAAACTGACCATGACTCTGTGATGATTGAGTTTCCTTCCTCTTCGCCCTGAGGCCTAAAACCTCCGCTGACCACAagaagggaggaagtggggtgggCATCAGCTAAACACCTCCAGGAtaaggaggcagggggagggcagCTAGGCAGGGGTGAAATAAGAGATTCCTCTCCCCCGATCCTGTCCCAGTAATCCCTCTAGCTCAACCTGCCCCTCCCGCTTCACCCTCACAAAATTTCTTCATGACGCTCTCAGCCCAGTGCCACCTTCCTCAGCTGAAAACTGCACTGTTCAACACgagtccaccagccactgtggCCACTTATCCTTCCACCCTGAAACTTCAAGGAAGCGTGTACGTGGATTCCTCGGCTGGACCAGCCACATTTCAAGGGCTCAGCAGTCACATGCGGACAGTGCAGGCACAGAATATGTCCACGTCACGGGAAGTTCTACTGGGCAACCTGGGTCAGGAACCCTGAAGCTACGGCCACTTCACAACActcaaaaaagaacaagaaacccCTTTCAGTCATAGAAGAACATGTAGGAATGCAAAGCATGGAGAAGGGGGTAGGGGctcttaagattaaaaaaaagtttaaaagctgcagacacacacacatacactcagagAGGAAAGGCAAGAGGTCAGGGCGCAGAGAGGCTGAAGTCAGATGGGAAATAGATGTAATCTTCCAAGAGTGACCTTTCTCTAAActggccccagcccagcccatctCCCACCTCCCTGGATCAGCCAATGAGCACCTGAGACTGAAATCAGCAGCAGAGAAATGATTGCTTTTAAAAGCCAAGAAAACAGCCAGCAGCAAGAGAGCGCTCCGCTCCACCCTACCCCCTACTTACTGCACCATTTCTGCTTTCACCACCTTCCGGTGGCTGCCCTCCCAAGCACcctggcccttcacttccccttcCTCCTATTCTGCCTGCCCAGAGCTTACAGGGTCCCCCTCCTGGCACTACACACAGGAGCTCACGCCCAACCCCACAAGATCTAGAGTGATTTCGTTTCTCCTCATGGCCCTTGCCAGTCCAGGCCTGCCCAAGGTCACCTGTTCTCTCCGCTCCAAGGTCAGTGTCCATCTCTTCCCTGCACCCTTACTTTGGACAGCAACCAACCTGCCTCTTGCACCCCTCACATGCCAGGCCCACTCTGTAGCCCCGTGCATCATTCAGTCTCCACAGCAACCCACGAAGCGGCCACCGGTTAGCATCCCATTTTACAGGGGGTGTCAGGTGTGGTCCGGAGAGGTGTAGTACCTTGCCCAAAGACACACGGCCGAAACTACGCAGAGCAGGGCTATGAACTCAGGTGCCCTGGCTCCAGAAGGTGCTGCTCTCTTACCAACTCCTCTCTTCGCTGTGGGATTTGGGTTTAAAGTGCTTCTGGACCCCTCTGCCTCTTGCCTCTAAACTCGGGGGCTTTGTAAGGTAAGCTTGTACTTAGCATCGAacctcatcaccaccactactccccaccctcccccacccccaaagggaaTCTGGCCTTTTTGAcatagaatacagctttcctccagtgttTGTAAGTAATGTGGCAAGGTGCCCTGTCTCAAATCTGTCTTCCTCCCTCCGTGCCATTAACCcaacaaatatttgctgaacATATCCTCTGGGCAGTGACCACAAACCAAACGGTCCCTGTCTTGACATTCAGTCAGGGGAGAGAATCATTAAAAGGATCTCTCCACCCCGAGTCCTTTTTTTATATGAGAACTGTAGCAAATGCAACAAAGAATTCAGGGGACAAGAAACACccaagggaccctggtggtgccgtggttaaggTGCTTCCGCCGCGACCCAAAACGCCGATTGTTCTGACCCACGAATGACCCTCCCAGTGGGCGGTACCGCCCCCCTGGGGTGGCGCTGGTAAGATCTAGGAGGCGCTGCAACAGCAGATAGCTCATACACTTTACCCTGGAGAGCAGACTGTCTTACAAAAGCTCCTGATGGCCAGGGGTGACTAGCAACCTTTATTTTCCCCCCGAAAAGGGGAAAAAGGTCAAATAATTTTGAAAACCTGTGCAATTATGCTGGACGGGGGCAGAAGTGGCtacctgcctccaaagaggtttcagctttggaaaccctgggcGGGAGTTCCACTGTCCTAGCGGGGCTCGAGGAGTCCGAATCGACATGACAGCGGCCCCACGACAGGGAGGAAGGAATCTGCCCTCTCCACTTTATGAAAGGGACTCTCCCTTACAAGGTCGTTTTCCTTCTGCCACCTCTCGtctccgcaccccaccccaccccagcccccaccgcCCAGCTCTGCAAGGGAGCGCCCTGGGGGTGCGTGAGGGACGACTTCCTTTCCTGAGGGACCCTCGAAGGAGCCTCCTCGCTTTCCTTCGCCCAAGGAAAGGGAGGCTCTTCCCTTGCGTGTCCGCTCCAAGTGGCCCTCCCGGCCCGTGTCCCTTCGGTGACCGTCCTTCCTTCACTCCCTGCGAGAAGAACTCCACCTGCTGGAGGGAGCCTCCACCTTCTTATTCCTACTGAGAGGAGACTCCTCGGGGCCGCAGGTACTCACAGAGCTGGACACTCCCCGAGCGCCAAGTCGCTGCAGAAGCAGGAGGCTGGCCCGGCCCAGGCCTCGACTCGGACCCCAGACTCTCGCCGCGGCAGCCGACATCGCCATCTTCGCTCACAGCCGCTGGGCGGTCCTCCTCTCGCCGGGGCGAGACTAAGAGACTGCCGCTTGAAGAGCCGGACTGGACCTCCAGCACCGCCCTGCCACGAACCCACCCGCTTCCACCTCGACGCCAGAAGGACGCAGACACGACTGAACAAATCATATAGCTTTCTAAAAAGCCTCTGACCGCCTCTTTGTGATTGTTTTATAACAGGCAAAAGGGAGGACAACCTAATGAGGGCCTCGGGGTTTCAGGGCCCCGGAGCCTCGATAAGAACCCGCCCACATCAGGCCCCGCCCTCTCTTCGCTACTGTCCAATGGCGTCTCTGGAGTTGAGAGGTGGGGATGGGCGGGGTCAGAATGTTGGTAAACGCAGAACCACGTGCCGGAGCCTAACCCCGCCCCCAAAGATGGGCGCATGCGCGTGGGAGCTGCAGCCTGAACGTACCCGCGCTGGGCTGGGCGGAAGCTGCTGCGCGCGCTGCACGTGGGGGCTCCAGCACTAACAGTGGGTGATGCAGACAGATACCCAGATCCGTGCTGACGCGCGGGCTGAGGCTGGTCCTCGCAGCCCCGGCTGCAGTCTCCGGCACTTTGCTTGCGAACAGAATCTACTGTCCCGACCAGATGGCTCGGCCTCTTTCCTGCAAGGTAAGAACTCTGGTTCAAACTGCCGGGGCAACGTTGGCGCGTGTCATGTTTGTTTGAAGGGGGCCGCTACAATGTACTACCGTAACAAAGTGTCCCTCTTATCCACAACCTGATACAGAGTTTCTCTTTTGGGTGGGCGCGCGGGCCCGGTTACATCTCTCCCTCCCGACTAGAAGGGGCAAGAGAGGAGGAAAGCGCTCCTCTTAACCATTGAAAACTGCCAAACAGGACGAACCTCGCCAGGGTTAATGATCCGTGGACTAGATTCATCTACCTCCCTGCACCCACTGAAGGTCCATATTCCAGGCTGGAGcaaacctccccccccccttttttttttttttttttgcaaacctcccaTTTCTATCAATGCCCACCACCTGCTaatcagctgttctcaacctgtgggtcacgacccctttggaggccgaacgaccctttcacgggggtctcccgattcatcagagtagcaaaatgacagtgatgaagtagcaacgaaaataattttatggttagtggGGTCACTACAACTTGagagactgtattaaagggtcaaggcattagaaaggttgagaacccacTGCACTAGATCTTACTTTTACTCAAATGACTCCTCAGCTTGAGAATGActatcccacctccctccccaccccagccctgctgGGTAAACACCCCTCTAACTAGGTGCACACCTCATGATGAGTAAAGATTGGGGCGAGCATACCTATTGGACAAATATCATCACCCCAGAGCTCTATGAGCTCTCAGACCTGATTCCCCCACTGTCAAGGGactcactgaaaaataaaatccCCTACTCTCGCAGAATTTTTAAGGGTGACAATATGCTTAAGTACAGTAAGGGaacaatggggaaaaaaagtaTGGAAACAAGATCAATGGTTCGTGTGTGAGTCACACCAGGTTCATACAGTTCTTATTCAACCTTTTAGGGCAAAAGGTAGAagccagccctggtggtgcaggggttacacgctgggctaatgatgaggcagactagcaagagaaactccatttttgttagCTGCTCAATGACTTGCCCGTTTCTCCTTCCCGTCTCTGAAAACGGACTGCTAGTTCCCCTGCCCGCTTCCCTTCCCCTTATAGGAAAGTCTGTGCTGGTGATTGATTTTAAATGTGCTCTCCTGTTCCCAGGGTTCAGGACATTACAATTAGTTCCTACTGTTCAATCTAtcctttcttttgattatttttcaatatgGTTCCTTTTGATGTTGGAATCTGAATGGTGTTGTTAAAtcttgttctaataaccaggaTATTATAATCAATTTTAGTGTTGTTTCTTTTAGGGTAAGGAATGTAGCTTGTAACGCATGCTTGCTCTTCTTGAAGTTACAATGAacccattaattttgctttctgcttctgttcaggCTTGCTTGAACCTTAGACAGGTGAGAAATGAGTTTTGGgcctttaaagatggactgagACATTGTCCACTCAGGGCCACTGTGAGGGAAACAACCAGTTTCTCAGTAGCACAGCTAGCGGAATAAAGACGCCTGTAAATGGCAAGACATTGTTctggctgtcatttatttgaacccacAGCAATggtaaggtcagaagttcgaaaccaccacccatccctcgggagaaagatgagacattctaatcccttagagcagtggttctccacctgtgggtcgagacccctttggagggttgaacgaccctttctcaGGAGTCACATGAGACtggaaaatgacagtgatgaagtagcaacacaaataattttgtggttgggggtcaccacttgaggaactgtatgaaagagcagCAGCGTtacagaaccactgctatagatcaCAGTCCCAGTTTTCCAGGTTAAGACGAGGAAGTGACGGagggggtgttgggggggggtggagtgaGCCCTCAGAACATCATGCTCACAAAGGACCCCCGGCCCTCGGGCTCTGGGTAGCACTGGGCCCCAGAAACAGGACAGGTGAGTGAGGCCCCGCTGTCGTCTGTCTCCCCAGGCGACACGTCCGTCCTGGCAGGTGTGTACGGGCCTGCCGAAGTGAAGGTCAGCAAGGAGATCTTCAACAAGGCCACGCTGGAAGTGCTCCTGAGGCCGAAGATCGGGCTTCCAGGTGACGCGGCCTCAGGCGGCCTCCACGTGGACCTCTCGCCCCTCTCGCGGCTGCTTCTAACTCACCTCTTCTCTCTTCTAGTTCTGTCCCGTGGGCTTGCTTCTCTCCATCCTCCGGCCCTCTTTCCCGACCCCATCGCCCTATATTTCTATTGACCAGCTTCCCCGAGTGCCTCCACCTCTGGCCCTTGGGCCCCGGGCCCCCTCGGGTGGCAGCGGGTACAGCGTGAAGCATGGGAAACCCtgcagggaaccctggtggcagtgtgggctgagctttgggctgctacctacaagggcagcagttcaaagccatcagccgaTCCCGgaaagggcagttccactctgttctcttGGGACGCTCAGAGTCAgtatgaactcgatggcagtgaggttggttttggaGCGTTTGGGGAGGAAGGGAGTCAGCACCGAGGGAAAGGGGTTCACCCCTTCCCTGTGACACAGCCCCCCCTACCCCTCCTTCCAGGTGTGGCCGAGAAAAGCCGGGAGCGGCTGATCAGGAACACGTGCGAGGCGGTGGTTTTGGGGGCACTGCACCCCCGCACCTCCATCACCGTGGTGCTACAGGTCGTCAGCGATGCTGGCTCCGTATCCTTTCCCCTGGGAA
The sequence above is drawn from the Tenrec ecaudatus isolate mTenEca1 chromosome 18, mTenEca1.hap1, whole genome shotgun sequence genome and encodes:
- the EXOSC5 gene encoding exosome complex component RRP46 isoform X2, with protein sequence MQTDTQIRADARAEAGPRSPGCSLRHFACEQNLLSRPDGSASFLQGDTSVLAGVYGPAEVKVSKEIFNKATLEVLLRPKIGLPGVAEKSRERLIRNTCEAVVLGALHPRTSITVVLQVVSDAGSLLACCLNAACMALVDAGVPMRALFCGVTCALDSDGNLVLDPTMKQEKEARAVLTFALDSVEQKLLMSTTRGLYSNAEPPSPLICKLYSWKQEGKCC
- the EXOSC5 gene encoding exosome complex component RRP46 isoform X1, with protein sequence MQTDTQIRADARAEAGPRSPGCSLRHFACEQNLLSRPDGSASFLQGDTSVLAGVYGPAEVKVSKEIFNKATLEVLLRPKIGLPGVAEKSRERLIRNTCEAVVLGALHPRTSITVVLQVVSDAGSLLACCLNAACMALVDAGVPMRALFCGVTCALDSDGNLVLDPTMKQEKEARAVLTFALDSVEQKLLMSTTRGLYSNAELQQCLAAAQAASQHVFRFYRESLQRRYSKS